The genomic window tagaaattaggatacatacaagtgcatatcaatataaaaacttgtgtatactcacacatgcacacacacacacacacacatgcacacacacacacacacaaactctctctctctctctcacacacacacatgtttgaacagaagctgcatagtacatgtggatggggttgatgactagatcttcaggtagatggttgttgattgcgcagttctatttatcatactggatttgtttgagagacagggcattgactgctttggggaaaaagctattggcaaagtgATTCGTTTTTGTCCTTATGcttctgtactgtcgaccagaggggagcatctcgaaaatcccaaaagctgaatgtgattcgtcctggctgattgattttgtttttctgagtagccgcttataatatatgtcttctagagaaggtagatcagccccggtaatcttggtggcagtttttacgattctgttaagggctgcaacttctgccttggaaatgtttccgaaccaaacagtaatagcaaaagtcagcacactttcaatgactgctcggtagaaatcaaccatggtttcttttttaattccgaactttttgaggcgccgaagaaagtacaggcgctgttgtgctttcttaacaatttttcccatatttttctcccatttcaaatcgttggaaatgatcagtccgagaaattaaaagtcgctgatgatctctacttgcttgtctttaatgacaagtggtaaggggtcagatctggtcttcctgaaatctaaaattaattctttggtttttgatacattgagttctaagttgttttgatcacaccagctgacaagttccagtacttcttccctatattttgactcatcactgttcgtaatcagcccttctagagtagtatcgtcggcaaacttgaccatggtatTACATTCactttgagttgcacagtcatgtgtgaatagtgagtacaacagtggggatagaacacatccctgtggcatgcctatgttgagaatgcatgtggaggaggtgaggtcaccatcTTTAACAACTTgcagtctgcatcttagaaaatttaggatccatgaaCAAATTGATTCAGGTAGCGAGAGGTCTTTctgtttaaaatatagttttgatagtactattgtgttgaacgcagagctgtagtcaatgaaaaggatcctggcatagctgttaggatttttgaGATGTCTGAGAACGTGGTAGAGACATATGTCCACTGTGCATACGTATTTGCCCATTCAgttgctacaattaggaagtgtctatggttacaaaagaccacatttgtaaaatttctgaTATATGAGAAAAACTgaccccctttatgtcagttgtgaaaaacacagATTCTTTTCAAAATaagataaatcagtcaataattaagtgagtgctttgaaactttgcaAAATGTTAGTCTAATCTATTCTTTGTATCATCACAAAATTTCACCGCTGTATgtaattgcattctttttttaaagatatttttcttgtaacataaacaaacagccagtacagagagtatatGGAAGGAAGTCATCAGGCAGTCAAAGTCCTAAAAAATCAACTTCTCTGCTATGCCAACATTAGCTGCATGAAAATGTTTGTGTACTGGttgaaaaatataaataaaaaagacaaaatgatcatgaaacaaaataaagtagATAGACAAACCTGTGATATTTCTGTGGCAATGATCTGTCTGTAATTTTCTCCCTGACCCAAAGCCTCCATATCGGCAAGGAACTTTTGCCGATCCTCAATTTCACTTTGTACTGCAAACCACAAATAGTTCATTAAGTCATTATataaccagaaacacacacacacacacacacacacacacaatttaaagaCTTTTGTTATCCTAGTGACCACTGTAGGGAATGGAAAATTTCAGAAAACATTATAGTCAAATACACAATGAGATTTGTCACAACAATTGCATCAATTAAAATAAACTAATTATCAACATTCCTTTCAGTGTGTGAAAAGTGTTCTACACAAACTGCACGTTTTAATGGAGTTATTAAATCTTAACAGAACTTGTTTGCCTGCAGGAGACATGTtataaacaaaaatacatactTGACAGATGTAACTATTTCATCAGATAACAATCTGTTACAGATCTCAGAAAAAAATGGATAAAACAAaattcaccaccaccaatactcaCATTACATTTTCCACAAAAATATGGTATTTTCTTTACCCTCTCTGTTTCGATTGGTAAACACTGATTATTACATCTGAATTTCGATAACAAAGTCAGGTTTGTACTGGGGTATTGACAATATAttgttctttcttcagtttctttttatagacacacagacaggcacacacagacacagacacacaaatacacaaactgaATATAAGCATATATAACTATAAGCATGAACACAGTCATGAAATATTTCCTACAATGAGTATTTTACCTGACAAAGCAAATACCAGATTATTATCAATACAGCATatatttacaaaacaaaacaaatgcatgTAAAATCTAAAACtgtataaagaataaaaaaaaaaaaaaaacaacctcagagGACTGTAAGGAATGGGGAtgtcaaataataaaaaaaagagaaaaagatgaatAAGACTGATTCAAAACCATTTATCCACAAAGAACACAATTGCCATACGAAAGAAAAATAGCTCACATTCATCAAATCGGTCAGGTTCAGGTGGTGGTGTTTCCAAGCGTTTGCGAACTCGTTCAAGGGGAATCTTCTCCACATCCTCGCCATACGCCATGATGTTTGCCAGTTTCTCTTTTTCACGAGCTGATCTTGTAACTGACAAATCATCACAAAAGGGGAACATAGAAACTGCACCATATTTCTTACTTGGAACTTGATTTGGGTTTTATTCAATTATATATGAAAGAAGGAATACAAACGAGTTATTCCCAATACTTCAGTGTAACATGAATTATAAAATTTCCATCACCAGAACCACTAATAAATTTTGTACTTCACAATTTAGActgtctgcaatttttttttatttaatgtgtAGCTGCACAAAAACAGAGAAGTATGAGCATTCTGGAGACATGAGAGAACCCAGTTATTAAAATATATCAAATGTATTGAAAAAGATGGGAAATTGTTTTTATCAAATGATTATTCCAAACTGTGAAGAGATGCAATCAAATGAATTCATTATTTGACTTACTTCCTCTGGGAGGCACATAGTCTGGTTTGACAAATGCTCCCTGAGCTTCCATTGTGTCCCTACTTCTCAACCCCCCAGAGTAGTTTCTGTAACACAGggtgcagacaacacacacacacacacacacacacacacacacacacacacacacacacacacatgcacacacattttgcaTTAAATATCCCAACATGTCTAATATGGAACAAATAacaatgattgactgattgatatagatacttataaaGCACctcatcctcggtcggagaccaagctctaaatgctttacaaacatggggtcatttgcacaacaggctgcctacctgggtagagccgactgacatcgggcgctcatcattcatttcctgtgtcattcaatcagatttcaggcacacacactacacactcagacaaacatgtaccatttaacattttacgtgcatgaccatttttgtttatttagcccgccatgtaggcagccgtactctgttttcgtgggtgtgcatgctgggtgtgttcttgtttccataatccaccaaacgctgacatgaattacaggatctttaacgtgcgtatttgatcttttgcgtgcgtatacacacgaagggggttcagacactggcaggtctgcacatatgttgacctaggagatcagaaaaatcttcaccctttacccaccaggtgccaccgagattcgaatccgggaccctcagattgaaagtccaacactttaaccattcgacttGATTATCAAGTCATCTAGTGTAGTCTTGTTAGCTTCTAATAAACTGATCAAACAATGATTCTGACAAAGACTCACTTTTTATGTTCATAAAATGCAGACAtaatctttctatctttccttctcctccacttcaAGAATTACTTCACAATGCTACTATCTAGTTACTGTATACAAAATCCTCTGCTTCTCAAATTTCAGGAAATCTTCATGGCCAACTAATCACAAATTATGAGGTTGTAattatttataattattttttcatCACAAAAATTTCAGTGACTGCTGTCACATTCATAAGACTTTGAAGAtttaaggttttttttgttttgtttttgctttttttgtttttttaataagcaAGATCTTAGCAATACATAATCTCATATAGTCACAACATGCATGCATTCCTCTTTCAAACATAATGTTACCAGATATACTGACTTTGGGTTGAGAGTTTTACTGGGAGGTGGTTGTTTCTTTGGCTTGGCCTGTTGGACGCTTGATGTGGGGGGAACTCGCAATGGCAGCTGACCTCCACCTGAACAGGTATGATAAACACAATATAAACAGCCCATTTGTTATTTGTCTTGGCATATACATACCCTGtatgttcttcctttttttattttacaaaagATGTGCAAATGTTAAGATCTGAACGGACACAGCAAACTCTCTTCAGTGCTTCATTTAAATAGAAGCCTGAAATAAATGTATAACGATTGTTTTTCATGTAATGCGCTTAGACTGTTGAACAGAcattgtctttcttctttgtaAGTTGTAACTTGAATTACTGAACTTATCCTTTTGAATTCACTGAAGAGCAATGGACCACACATATTTAAAAACAGTAATGATGTAGGTCTGTTTGGTCAGATATGAGATAAAAGAGTTCTTTGATAAAAATAACATGAATAAATGTACAAAATATTTACTCAAGGAAGCATTTCCAGCTTAAAaaggaattttaaaaaaactttCCTCGCTCCACATCTGAAAAGTAAGCATAACCCAAAAATAAAAAGTTAAAACAGTAAATATTCAAAGAACATAATCTGAAATATGTATTAGCTTAAACAGTTGTGGTGGTCTCTTCAAATGTGCACAAACACCACAACTCTTGGTCTTCTCAAATGTGCACAAACACTTAAATGGAAGTAAAAACAAATTTCTCTAATATTCATTGTAATTCAACAGAACAGAAAATGTGCTGGACCTAAAGAAATATTTTTCCCAGTAAACTTCATGCCAGTTTTTATCCACTTAGTTTGAAATAAAGAGTTATAAAGCATCACAATACAGACATTTCACTTGGCCATAAACTCCAAATACTTTGAGACATTCTTTGTACTAAAGGTTAATTTTAGTCAGATTTACTGACAACTTCTTTTCCTTAAAACAGTTCAGATGTGTTAACAATACAAAGAGCCATTCATGGTGCATTACACATAGATAGATCTGCAACTGAAATCATGATTGATTTCAATTAAGTACATATCATGTCTGTAAAAATattaaacaaaaaaagcccattcTACTGaagtatgtgtatgtacacaaatacatatgtatgtatatagacacagatatacatgtatatatagactgatagatagatagacagatgtgtgtatgtgtgtgtgtgcacgtgcgtgtacttattctcatgtgcatgtatgtaaagTATACACATGAATAATGAATATCCATGTGAGTTTCTGCTTTTgcagatgtatatatatgtgtgagtatgtatatttgtatgtaaaTGTAAGAgtgtacatgaatgcatgcacgcgcgcaacacacacacacacacactaacacatatgcacatacacacacaaccacatctgCACATAGCTGCAAAGAAAGCAAGCATATGGTATTAAAAGCATAGAAAAGAAATTGTCTGCTGCTTATAAAATACACAAGCAATGTTTGTGTAACTGCATCAGAGCAGCAGATCTATATATGTACATAAATGAGTAAGACAGAGAACTAattagaaagagggaggaagacagggggTAAAAAAACAGAGCAGCCGAATGAGAAATTTTGAATACCAAGTATATAATTTACTCACCCCTCAATGTCTTATCCAGCTGACGTTGTTGGAAGTTTGTCAGTTTTGACTCTTTCATCATTTCTGTAATAATTACATTCAGACACATTGTTTATTAATTGACTGATTGttcaactgattgattgatgataataatagttatagTAACtgatcaactgactgactgatgataataatactaataggtATAGTAAACTATCAACTAGTTATAGTAAAtgattaactgactgattgatgataataacagttaGAGTAATTGATCAACTGActgagtgatgatgataataggaaTACTAACGATGATTCCCCATATCTAATTACCAGTAGGTCACTTCACATGatccacagtttaaaaaaaaaccccaaaaccccaaaaaacaaacaaatagacaaaacaaaacaaaaacaacaaccaaaaacaacatgtGAACTCACCACATCCAACCTGCCTCAAAATGCACATGATAAAAGAAAAcagactgaggaagagagagggggaaaacggggtgagaggaggagtggatctggaaaagaagaaaacggaaAGGAAAAGATGCAATAAAGGAGACAGGACACACAAGAGCTGTGGTTTGGGTAGTCTCTGCCTCATGGCTGGATTGCAGAAACGATCTGATATGGGTAGCTTAGAAAATTATTTCTGTCAAGCAAACTTGGCAATGCAAGGATAGTTTGTATAATCCAGCCCatgtctgtggagtgatggcctagaggtaacatgtccgcctaggaagcgagagaatctgagcgcgctggttcgaatcaggttcagccgccgatattttctccccctccactagaccttgagtggtggtctggacgctagtcatttggcaacaaaagggttgttcgtggcgaaattctgtagaaaaatctacatcgataggaaaaacaaataaaactgcatgcaggaaaaaatacaaaaaaaatgggtggcgacgcgctctccctggggagagcagctcgaatttcacacagtgaaatctgttgtgataaaaagaaatacaaatacaaatacaaacagggTAAACATGGTGATATCCATACAACTGAATGTGGTATGTTTGGTTCTCTGGGGGTACGATatggggcaggagggggaaggAATGTTTGTATTCATTATCTACTGCAATGAGGTTATGGTGCTGCAAATAAATGCAATTTGCTTTGCCTTCTCTACAACGACTAAGTTAATTCAGATAACTGAGCATCGTCAATACTTTCCAAGGAAGTGAACCTCTGATCTTCTCAATACAGGCTTGGCCACAGGGTCTAACTGTATGActgaggcaccccccccccccacccccaaccccaaatctctctctctctctctctctcacacacacacacacacacatacacatatacacacacc from Babylonia areolata isolate BAREFJ2019XMU chromosome 1, ASM4173473v1, whole genome shotgun sequence includes these protein-coding regions:
- the LOC143294224 gene encoding UPF0193 protein EVG1 homolog; this translates as MAAPGGKNVTQGGFWSAPQAQYSKQTHDLLKEMMKESKLTNFQQRQLDKTLRGGGQLPLRVPPTSSVQQAKPKKQPPPSKTLNPKNYSGGLRSRDTMEAQGAFVKPDYVPPRGITRSAREKEKLANIMAYGEDVEKIPLERVRKRLETPPPEPDRFDELQSEIEDRQKFLADMEALGQGENYRQIIATEISQKVREMEVIDKKRSQQLEEMMKKKAAQGQKKEGIPHATMS